TGACCTCGATGTAGAAGCCATGCACCTTGTTGTATTCGACCTTGAGGCTCGGGATCTGCGTGCGCTCGCGCTCGCGCGCTTCGAGTTCGAGCAGGAATTGCCCGCAGTTCGATTGGATCGCGCGCAGCTCGTCGAGTTCGGCGGAAAAGCCCGCGGCGATCGCGCCGCCATTGGCGAGTAGTGCCGGCGGATCGGCGGCGAGCGTGGCCTCGAGCCGGGCAAGGCATTCGGGCGGCATCGCCAGCTCCTCGCGCAGCTCGCCCAGCCGGCCGGATTGCCCGGCGAGCAGCGTGGCGAGGTCGGGCAGCCGCCGGAGCGTCTCGCGCAGCGCGGCCAGCTCGCGTGGGCGGGCGGATTTGAGCGCGATGCGGCTGCCGATACGCTCGACGTCGGCGCTACCCTTCAATGCGGCGACGAGGGCGTCGAGCATTGCATCTTCCTCCAGCAGGGCGGCCACTGCGCCGTGGCGTCGCGCCGCCTGGCGGCGCTCGGCGAGCGGGTGGTGCAGGCAATGTTTGAGCCAGCGCGTGCCCGCCGCGGTCACGCAGGTATCGAGCAGGGAGAGCAGCGTTGGCGCCGCCTCGCCGCGCAGCGTCTCGGTGAGCTCGAGATTGCGGCGCGTTGCGGCATCGAGTCTCAACCACTGCGATTCGCGCTCCAAAATGAGGCCGGTGACGTGGGAAAGCGTCGTCAATTGTGTCGCCTGCGCATAGCGCAACAACGCGCCGGCGGCGCCGAGCGCTAGGGTGACTTCTTCGTCGTCGGGGATGAAGGCGGCCAGATCGCGCGTGCCGAACTGCGCGGTCAACAGTTGCGTCGCCGCAGCGGCGTCGAAATGCCAGTCGGGCCGTCTGACCAGCGCCGCTTTTTGATCGATCTCGAGCGCGGCACTCTCGCCAAGCAAAATCTCGGCGGCATTCAGACGGCAAAGCTGCGCCGGAAGACGCGCCAGGGCCGTCTCGAGCAGGCGCAGCTCGCCACTGGCGAGATTGAGCCAGGCCAGACCCACTCGCGTCTTCTCCGCATGGATCGCGAGCAAGAGGCTATCGCTGCGCTCATCGAGCAGCGCGGCATCGGTGAGCGTGCCGGGAGTGACGATGCGCACGATCTTGCGCTCGAACGGGCCCTTGGCAAGCGCTGGATCGCCGATCTGTTCGCAGATCGCCACCGCTTCGCCGAGCTTGACCAGCCGCGCCAGATACTGCTCGACCGCATGATGCGGCACCCCGGCCATCGGGATCGGTTTGCCGGCCGACTGGCCGCGTTTCGTCAACGTGATGTCCAAGAGCCGCGCGGCTTTCTCGGCGTCTTCGTAGAACAGCTCGTAGAAATCGCCCATCCGATAGAACAGCAGCACGTCCGGATGCTCGGCCTTCAGACGCAGGTATTGCTGCATCATCGGCGTGTGGCGGGCGAGCGCGTCGGTAGGGTGCGAAGAGGTCTGCGGCATGCGGGGGGCAGCGAAACGCGCTGAGACGGTGGGTCGGATCGACAGGAATTATACTGACGCCCCCTTGGGCAATTCCTTTGGCTTCTCATGGCCTCCGCCTTTCTGCGCTTGGCGCGGCGCCTGCTGCACCTGTGGGTGCGGTTGCGTCTGTTTCCCGAAAATGCCGCCGCACTGGGCATCGATCCCGCCCGGCCGGTCTGTTATGCGCTGAACGAATACTGGCTGTCCGATCGCCTGGTGCTGCACGAGGCGGTGGCGCGCGCCGGGTTACCGGCGGTCGATCGGCCCTTGGACGTCGCGCAGTGCCGTCTTCCCAGCGCCGAGTTTGCGTTGAGCATCGGCTGGCGGCTCATGGGCAGGGCGCGGGCATTCCGGGGTGCGCCGCCGCGACTGTCCCGCTTGGTTGCTTGCCTGGCGCGAGACCCTGCTGCGGATGTGCAGATCGTGCCGGTCACCGTGCTGTGGGGACGCGCACCGCGCCAGCAGGATGGCGTGCTGCGTGCGCTGCTGGCCGAATCCTGGCAGCGGCGCCATCCGCTCGGCCACTGGCTGGCGGTGCTGTTGCATGGTCGTCAGACGCATGTCCATTTCGGCGCGCCGTATTCGTTGCGCGCCATGCTGGCGGACGTGGCCGAGCCTGCGCGTGCTGCAAAAAAGACCGCGCGTGTGCTGCGCGCCCACTTCCGCCGCCAGCGCGAACGCTTCATCGGTCCGGACATCTCCCATCGCCACACCCAGGTCGAGGCATTGCTCGCCACGCCGGCAGTGCAAGCCGCGATCGAGGCCGAGGCTGCACAGCACGGCATTTTGCTCGATGCCGCACGCGATCGCGCCCGGCGTCACGCGCTGGCGATCGCCTCCGACTTCTCTTATGCCGTCGCGCGCGCGCTCGAGATCTTCCTCACCTGGTTATGGACGCGGCTGTTCGACGGCGTCGAGGTGCGCCATCTCGACGTGCTGCAGCGCATCGCGCCCGGCCAGAGCATCGTCTATCTGCCCTGCCATCGCAGCCACGTCGATTATCTGCTGATGTCGTATGTCATCTACCGGGCCGGGCTGGTGCCGCCGCACATCGCCGCCGGCGACAATCTCGATCTGCCGCTGCTCGGTCGTATCCTGCGCGGCGGCGGCGCCTTCTTCCTGCGGCGCAGTTTCAAGGGCGATCCGCTCTATGCATCGGTGTTCGCCGAATATCTGCATTACCTGCTGGCGCAAGGGTTCCCGGTCGAATACTTCATCGAGGGCGGCCGCAGCCGCAACGGCCGCCTGTTGCCGCCGAAAACCGGCTTGCTGGCGATGACGATCCAGAGCTTTCTGCGCGGCCACGAGCGGCCACTGGTGTTCGTGCCGGTCTATCTCGGCTACGAAAAGCTGCCGGAAGGCCCGAGTTTCGTCGCCGAACTGGCAGGCCGGCCGAAACGGCGCGAATCCTGGCTGGGTCTGCTCGCCGCGCTGCGCGTGCTGCGACGCCATTTCGGCCGGGTCTATGTGAATTTCGGCGTGCCATTGGCGCTTTCCGACTGGCTCGATGCGTCTTATGCCGATTGGCGCATCATGCCGCCGACGAATGAAGCGCAGCGCGCCATGGTCGCCGCGATCGCCGCCGAGCTGGCCCGGCGCATCAATGCCGCGGCGCTGGTCAATCCGATGAATCTGGTCGCACTGGCCCTGTTGTCGGCGCCGGAGTTTCGGGCCGGGGAAGCCGCGCTGGCGCGCCAGATCGAAAACCTCGCTGCACTCGTCGATGATGCGCATCTGGCTGCGCCGCCCCGCGGCGAAGACAACATCGCCATAGCGCTGAGGCTCGCGGCGGTGCGGCGGGTCGATCACCCTTCCGGCGCGCAGATCGAAGCCAATGCCTTCGAAGCCGCGCTGCTCGCCTACTTCCGCAACAACGTGCTGCACCTTTTCGCCCTATCGGCGGTCATTGCCTGGCTGCTGGTGCGTCGCGGGTCACTCGATACCGAGCGATTGCAAGCCGCGGTGGCCTGCCTGCTTGGCCCGCTACGGGAAAGCCTCTGTTTGCCCTGGAGCGACGCCAGCTTGCCCACTGCGCTCGACGAGGCGCTGGTACGGCTGGCTGGGCGCGGGCTGATCGAACGGGCAAACGAAGCGTGGCGGGCGCCTGCACCAGATGCGCCAACCTGCACGGCGCTGGGTTGGCTTGCCGGCATCATCGAACCCGAGATACGTGAAGCGTTGCCCGGATCTGGTCGAGATCAATCTTCTTCTGGCAAGGCGAGAGGCAAGGCGTCGTCCGGCATTGGCAGCGCCTCGACGTCGCGCAGTTTGCGTTCGATCGCGCGCGTGCGCGTGCCCACCTGATCGAAGCGATTGCGCGCCTCGTCGAGCTTCTTCTTCGTCGCCTCGATCACCTCACCGAACTTGCCGAACTCGGTCTTCACCTGACCGAGCACCTGCCAGACCTCGCTGGCGCGTTTTTCGATGGCCAATGTGCGAAAGCCCATCTGCAGGCTATTGAGCAGCGCGGCCAGATTCGTCGGCCCGGCCAACACGACGCGCTGTTCGCGCTGCAAGGTTTCGGCCAACCCCGGGCGGCGCAGTGCCTCGGCATAGAGCCCTTCGGTGGGCAGGTAGAGCACCGCGAAATCGGTGGTGAAGGGCGGCTCGAGGTATTTTTCACGTATCGTGCGCGCTTCCGCCTTGAGGCGGTTTTCCAGCGCCCGCGCCGCGGCTTCGACGCCCTCGGCATCGGCGCGGTCGTGTGCGTCGAGCAAGCGCTGGTAATCCTCGACCGGAAATTTCGCATCGATCGGCAGCCACACCGGCCTATCCCCGCTCACACCCGGCAGGCGGATCGCGACTTCGACGCGTTCCGCCGAACCCGGCCGTGTCGCCACGTTGCGGCCATACTGCTCGGACGTGAGCATCTGGTCGATCAAGGTCAAAAGTTGCACTTCACCCCACGTGCCGCGCGCCTTGACGTTGGTTAGCACGCGCTTCAGATCGCCCACCCCGGCCGCCAGTGTCTGCATTTCGCCCAAGCCGCGATGCACCTGTTCGAGCCGTTCCGAGACCAGCTGGAACGATTGCCCAAGGCGTTGTTCCAGCGTCGCGTGCAACTTCTCATCCACGGTCTTGCGCATCTCTTCGAGTTTGGCCGCGTTGTCGGTCTGGATCGCGGCCAGCCGCTCGTTCAGCGTCGCGCGCATCTGCTCAGCCTGTTGTTGCTGGGCGAGCCCCAATCCGGCGAGCTGCTGAGTGATCGTCTCCTGGATGATCGACAGCTGGTTTTTGAGCTGCGCGCCATTGCCTTCGAGCTGCTCGCGCAGCGCAGTGGTCATCGTCGCCAGCCGGGCGTCGATGTCGCTGCGAAAGGCGGCAAAGCCCGTGGCCAGCTCGGCGCGCCCGGCGCGCGCATCCTCGAGCGCCAGGGTCAACTGGCGTTCGACCGCTTCGCGCACGGCTTCCAGCGCCTGCGTTGTCGCCTGGTTGAGGCCTTGCAGGCGGGCCTCTTGCGCCGCGCCGATCATTTGCAGCTGGCCTTCGAGACGCGCCAATGCCGCCGTCTGCTCTTCCTGGCGGTGGCTCAATGCATCCAACCCCTTGCCGCGCTGGATCGTCAGCAGCAGGAGCAACAGGAGGGCGGCGCAAGTGGCGACGAGTGCGATGTCGATGAAAGTCATAGGGCTTGCGGAAAACTTTCGCGATGCTACCGAAACTCGGCGCTGATGGGACGGCAGCGCGCTTTGTCATCCATCGCGTTCGGCCAGATTCATCGGATCGAAAAAATCGTAACGGCCTCGGCCGGCTTGCTTGGCGCGATACATCGCATGGTCGGCATGGCGCAGCAAACCGTCGGCGCCGGCTTCGTCGAGGGGATAGATCGTGACACCGATGCTCGTGCCGATGTGTGCTTCCCGTTCTTCGAGGCTAAACGGTGCTGCGATCGTCCTCAAGATGCGCTCGAGGATCTGTTCGAGCTCGTCGATCGTGGTGAGATCGACGATGAGCAGCACGAATTCGTCGCCACCGAGGCGTGCCGCGGTATCGCCTTCGCGCACCGCGGTGGAAAGTCGGTGCGCGACCTCGATCAACAAGCGGTCGCCGAGTGCATGCCCCCATTGATCATTGACCGCCTTGAAGCCGTCGAGATCGAGAAAGCAGACGGCGAGCAGGCGGCCCCGGCGGCGCGTCTGTTTCAGGGCGAGTTCCAGTCGGTCCATCAGCAGCACGCGGTTCGGCAATTGCGTGAGCGGGTCGAAATGCGCGAGCCGACGCAGGTTCTCTTCCGCCGCCTTGAGCTCGGAAATGTCGATGAAATTGCCGATGTAGTGCGTGGTGCGGCCGGCCGCATCGCGTACCGCGGCGATGCTCAACAGTTCCGGATAGGCCGTGCCGTCCTTGCGCCGGTTCCAGATTTCGCCGCGCCAGCGTCCCGATTCTCGCAGCGCGCGCCACATTTCGGCATAAAAACCCGGCTCATGGCGGCCGGATTTGAGCAAGCGGATGTTTTGGCCGCAGGCTTCCTCTCGGCCATAGCCGGTGACGCTCGTGAAAGCGGCATTGACGTCGAGGATCGTGCCGCCGGGATCGGTGATCACCATGCCCTCGGTGGCGTTGTCGAACACGGCGGCGGCGAGCTTCAATTGCTGCTGGTCTTTTTCGAGGGTGCGGCGTAGCAGGTGGTTGCGCCAGGAGAGCAGCGCGAAAGCCGCGCCGATCAGCAGCAGCAAAGCCATGATCGGCAGATCGTAGCGGCGCAGCACGTCGCGCCAATCGATATCGACCGGCGCATCATAGGGCGGCATGCGCATCTTCTTGAGCACCTCATGTACCGGCTCATAGCCTACCGGCACGTCCCAGCCGAAGCTATTCGCCCGACGGGCGGCGAAATGATCGGCGGGCATCGATAAGAGCGCGATCGCGACATCCTTGGCCAAGTCTGCCGCAACCTGGGGCATGGCTGCGAATGGCCATTCGGGATAAGGGCGGGTCGAGTGCCAGTAAGGATTGTGGCCGTTTTTTGCGCCGAGGGGCTTCAGCTCGGCGAGAGACAGCTTGCCTTCGGCAGCCATCCCTTCGAGTACGCCGGAGCGCACGAAGCCGGCATCGGCGCGGCCCTCGAGCACTGCGGCGACGACGTTGTCCTGGGGCAGGCCGAGGAACAGCGGTCGGATGTCTTCGCTGGGATCGAGCCCGGCATCGATCAATTCGACGCCCTGGATCAGGTAACCGCCGAAGGCGTCTGGCGCGACCGCGGCGATGCGCTTGCCTTTCAGATCGGCGAGGGTGCGTAGATCCGCGCGGCTGGCGCGAGTGAAGATCACGCCGGAAAATTCCGAGCTCGGTCTGCCGCCTTCATCGTTGATCAGCGTGGCGATCCGGCGCGCGCCGTGGCGGTATTCGAGTTCGACATAGAGATCGGGGTTGA
This genomic interval from Sulfuricystis multivorans contains the following:
- the mutS gene encoding DNA mismatch repair protein MutS, which translates into the protein MPQTSSHPTDALARHTPMMQQYLRLKAEHPDVLLFYRMGDFYELFYEDAEKAARLLDITLTKRGQSAGKPIPMAGVPHHAVEQYLARLVKLGEAVAICEQIGDPALAKGPFERKIVRIVTPGTLTDAALLDERSDSLLLAIHAEKTRVGLAWLNLASGELRLLETALARLPAQLCRLNAAEILLGESAALEIDQKAALVRRPDWHFDAAAATQLLTAQFGTRDLAAFIPDDEEVTLALGAAGALLRYAQATQLTTLSHVTGLILERESQWLRLDAATRRNLELTETLRGEAAPTLLSLLDTCVTAAGTRWLKHCLHHPLAERRQAARRHGAVAALLEEDAMLDALVAALKGSADVERIGSRIALKSARPRELAALRETLRRLPDLATLLAGQSGRLGELREELAMPPECLARLEATLAADPPALLANGGAIAAGFSAELDELRAIQSNCGQFLLELEARERERTQIPSLKVEYNKVHGFYIEVTHAHADKVPDDYRRRQTLKNAERYITPELKAFEDKALSANERALALEKRLYDELLDALAAHIADLQRIARALAELDGLMAFATAARRYDYCRPEFVDYPCLEIRAGRHPVVERQVESFISNDLDLNPNRRMLLITGPNMGGKSTYMRQIALIVLLAHCGSFVPAAACRLGPIDAIHTRIGAADDLASGRSTFMVEMSEAAAILHGATERSLVLMDEVGRGTSTFDGLALAFAIARHLLEKIRCWTLFATHYFELTRLAEAHAGCANVHLDAVEHGKSVVFLHAVEPGPASQSYGIQVAALAGVPPAVLREAQRQLIELENRAAAASAQPDLFGSQHAVLPAPTFTTPAPHPVVEALQAIDPDELTPREALERLYALKRTIAEASR
- the plsB gene encoding glycerol-3-phosphate 1-O-acyltransferase PlsB, whose amino-acid sequence is MASAFLRLARRLLHLWVRLRLFPENAAALGIDPARPVCYALNEYWLSDRLVLHEAVARAGLPAVDRPLDVAQCRLPSAEFALSIGWRLMGRARAFRGAPPRLSRLVACLARDPAADVQIVPVTVLWGRAPRQQDGVLRALLAESWQRRHPLGHWLAVLLHGRQTHVHFGAPYSLRAMLADVAEPARAAKKTARVLRAHFRRQRERFIGPDISHRHTQVEALLATPAVQAAIEAEAAQHGILLDAARDRARRHALAIASDFSYAVARALEIFLTWLWTRLFDGVEVRHLDVLQRIAPGQSIVYLPCHRSHVDYLLMSYVIYRAGLVPPHIAAGDNLDLPLLGRILRGGGAFFLRRSFKGDPLYASVFAEYLHYLLAQGFPVEYFIEGGRSRNGRLLPPKTGLLAMTIQSFLRGHERPLVFVPVYLGYEKLPEGPSFVAELAGRPKRRESWLGLLAALRVLRRHFGRVYVNFGVPLALSDWLDASYADWRIMPPTNEAQRAMVAAIAAELARRINAAALVNPMNLVALALLSAPEFRAGEAALARQIENLAALVDDAHLAAPPRGEDNIAIALRLAAVRRVDHPSGAQIEANAFEAALLAYFRNNVLHLFALSAVIAWLLVRRGSLDTERLQAAVACLLGPLRESLCLPWSDASLPTALDEALVRLAGRGLIERANEAWRAPAPDAPTCTALGWLAGIIEPEIREALPGSGRDQSSSGKARGKASSGIGSASTSRSLRSIARVRVPT
- the rmuC gene encoding DNA recombination protein RmuC — its product is MTFIDIALVATCAALLLLLLLTIQRGKGLDALSHRQEEQTAALARLEGQLQMIGAAQEARLQGLNQATTQALEAVREAVERQLTLALEDARAGRAELATGFAAFRSDIDARLATMTTALREQLEGNGAQLKNQLSIIQETITQQLAGLGLAQQQQAEQMRATLNERLAAIQTDNAAKLEEMRKTVDEKLHATLEQRLGQSFQLVSERLEQVHRGLGEMQTLAAGVGDLKRVLTNVKARGTWGEVQLLTLIDQMLTSEQYGRNVATRPGSAERVEVAIRLPGVSGDRPVWLPIDAKFPVEDYQRLLDAHDRADAEGVEAAARALENRLKAEARTIREKYLEPPFTTDFAVLYLPTEGLYAEALRRPGLAETLQREQRVVLAGPTNLAALLNSLQMGFRTLAIEKRASEVWQVLGQVKTEFGKFGEVIEATKKKLDEARNRFDQVGTRTRAIERKLRDVEALPMPDDALPLALPEED
- a CDS encoding diguanylate cyclase domain-containing protein encodes the protein MGEARRHTRRFLLLILLVGALCAGSPPVVAQQEHRIGVLAVRPKEKMEAAFAPLADYLGQRLPGKHFSVRAYRRNELREAARRREFDFVIVNPDLYVELEYRHGARRIATLINDEGGRPSSEFSGVIFTRASRADLRTLADLKGKRIAAVAPDAFGGYLIQGVELIDAGLDPSEDIRPLFLGLPQDNVVAAVLEGRADAGFVRSGVLEGMAAEGKLSLAELKPLGAKNGHNPYWHSTRPYPEWPFAAMPQVAADLAKDVAIALLSMPADHFAARRANSFGWDVPVGYEPVHEVLKKMRMPPYDAPVDIDWRDVLRRYDLPIMALLLLIGAAFALLSWRNHLLRRTLEKDQQQLKLAAAVFDNATEGMVITDPGGTILDVNAAFTSVTGYGREEACGQNIRLLKSGRHEPGFYAEMWRALRESGRWRGEIWNRRKDGTAYPELLSIAAVRDAAGRTTHYIGNFIDISELKAAEENLRRLAHFDPLTQLPNRVLLMDRLELALKQTRRRGRLLAVCFLDLDGFKAVNDQWGHALGDRLLIEVAHRLSTAVREGDTAARLGGDEFVLLIVDLTTIDELEQILERILRTIAAPFSLEEREAHIGTSIGVTIYPLDEAGADGLLRHADHAMYRAKQAGRGRYDFFDPMNLAERDG